Proteins encoded in a region of the Rhodopirellula halodulae genome:
- a CDS encoding NAD-dependent epimerase/dehydratase family protein, translating to MNDSVLITGGNGFLGKYIARHCLAQGYRVYCVARSNDPGNIDWARFVHGNLEACSLEEAFVDTKFKFCFHLAASSHVPLSVNFPYQDFLAALPGTANLLLYLAKHQADCHCIVASSAAVYGEPTELPITEEHPLCPISPYGIHKKVVETLAAEYARLYGIRVSVMRIFSAYGTGLRKQLLWDIAMKINEASRSGQEKIGLFGTGEETRDYVHASDIARAALNIAQCDIENSSSVFNVASGKQTTVRDVAATMLAASNTNLGLEFSGASRTGDPAKWQADCTKLKTIGFTCEATLRDEIERYFDWACSVQELDR from the coding sequence ATGAATGATTCTGTGCTAATAACTGGCGGCAATGGCTTCCTGGGGAAATATATTGCCCGACATTGCTTGGCGCAAGGCTATCGTGTGTATTGCGTAGCAAGGAGTAACGATCCGGGTAATATTGATTGGGCGAGATTTGTCCACGGGAACCTTGAGGCTTGTTCGCTTGAGGAGGCGTTTGTTGACACCAAGTTCAAGTTTTGTTTTCATTTGGCTGCGTCCAGTCACGTACCTTTGTCTGTTAACTTCCCATACCAAGATTTTTTAGCTGCGTTGCCGGGGACGGCTAACCTGCTTCTGTATCTTGCTAAGCATCAAGCCGACTGTCATTGCATTGTCGCCTCTAGTGCTGCGGTCTATGGCGAACCGACCGAATTGCCAATAACTGAAGAACATCCTCTTTGCCCTATTTCGCCTTACGGAATCCACAAAAAGGTAGTCGAGACTCTCGCCGCCGAATATGCCCGTTTGTACGGCATTCGCGTAAGTGTCATGAGGATTTTCTCTGCCTATGGGACTGGACTTCGCAAACAACTGCTCTGGGATATTGCGATGAAGATCAATGAGGCGAGCAGGTCAGGGCAAGAGAAGATAGGCCTGTTTGGGACCGGAGAGGAGACACGGGACTATGTTCATGCTTCAGATATTGCCAGGGCAGCTCTCAATATCGCACAATGCGATATTGAGAACTCAAGTTCTGTGTTCAATGTAGCCAGCGGTAAGCAGACGACTGTTCGCGACGTTGCCGCTACCATGCTTGCTGCAAGCAACACAAACCTCGGTCTCGAATTTTCAGGTGCGAGCAGAACGGGAGATCCTGCAAAGTGGCAAGCAGACTGCACAAAATTGAAGACAATCGGTTTTACATGCGAGGCTACATTGCGTGATGAAATAGAAAGGTATTTTGACTGGGCGTGTAGTGTCCAGGAACTTGACCGTTAG
- a CDS encoding glycosyltransferase family 4 protein yields the protein MKKRICVLGSGGLNGGLQVHFDELVKFLRNEGHEVFSICIRDSDQNPDGKVQHSASVVGKNGKLTGQFLKTLSWYSAIAKAKKFHPDLLISTACGRGYAAMGRALGERPYKIFQVVTDDYQPKSKLLKEMIAGYDAVAVQSQKLSEPIISKMQYDGPLKPLPCFHQIYVSTQLANNWQNSGNIQLAYFGRLAANKGLAVLLAALSELGRKDVSLDIWGRGPEESALRSAIGESAFLSETVAIKGVYPGGDEYSKLLASYHGLVAPSQRTEGLPLVLLESASVGLPFLSCNVGAIADCLIENDDALVVETGRTALNAGLIRFIDRIQRKVFNNQRLKSWFSCHQSRSVHEDTWREMLKSPEVYFNQ from the coding sequence ATGAAAAAAAGAATATGCGTGTTAGGTTCAGGAGGTCTTAACGGAGGACTCCAGGTACATTTCGATGAATTGGTGAAGTTTCTTAGAAACGAAGGCCATGAAGTGTTTTCGATTTGTATTCGCGACTCAGACCAAAACCCAGATGGAAAGGTACAGCACTCGGCAAGTGTGGTTGGGAAAAACGGAAAACTGACCGGCCAATTCCTTAAAACACTGAGTTGGTATAGCGCTATAGCTAAGGCGAAAAAATTTCATCCAGATTTACTCATTAGTACCGCTTGCGGGCGCGGATACGCCGCCATGGGAAGGGCTCTCGGAGAACGACCTTACAAAATTTTTCAGGTAGTCACTGATGACTATCAGCCAAAAAGCAAGTTGCTGAAGGAAATGATAGCTGGATACGACGCAGTTGCGGTTCAATCTCAAAAGTTGTCCGAGCCGATCATCTCGAAAATGCAATACGACGGACCGCTCAAACCTCTGCCATGCTTCCATCAAATATACGTGAGCACTCAACTCGCGAACAATTGGCAAAACTCCGGCAACATTCAACTAGCGTATTTCGGCCGGCTCGCTGCAAACAAAGGTCTAGCTGTCCTTTTAGCTGCTTTGTCTGAACTAGGAAGGAAGGATGTATCACTTGACATTTGGGGGCGTGGTCCGGAGGAGAGTGCTCTTCGGAGCGCTATAGGAGAATCTGCTTTTCTCTCGGAGACGGTTGCTATAAAGGGAGTGTACCCTGGTGGGGATGAATATTCGAAGTTGCTTGCAAGTTATCACGGATTGGTCGCCCCCAGCCAACGAACCGAAGGTTTGCCTCTAGTGTTGCTAGAGTCCGCGAGTGTTGGCCTGCCGTTTCTTAGTTGCAACGTTGGCGCAATCGCGGACTGTTTGATTGAGAACGACGATGCACTCGTTGTAGAAACGGGGAGAACTGCGTTGAACGCTGGCTTGATTAGGTTTATCGATCGGATCCAGCGGAAGGTTTTCAACAACCAACGCTTGAAGTCATGGTTTAGTTGCCACCAGTCCCGCTCCGTACATGAAGATACATGGCGTGAAATGCTCAAAAGCCCAGAGGTCTACTTTAATCAATGA
- a CDS encoding glycosyltransferase, producing the protein MQFLFIVEGIAVKSGGPPRVAAAIANQLVKRGHQVTIASVPIESEAVALSRDIKLEHVAGDAGVRSAVGASRRIHQLAEKVDAIIVSGIWGAIDGLALRLSGVDSGKLHIRSCGMLENYILSKSPWKKRLAKVGYVNRNLNRAASILANTSIEQGYIQAMYPTANVKVVPNGVVLPNVEQFDQDLAYRNLGVKVPSDARVLLYLGRIDPKKGLDRFLPQFFKLSKRQPRWHLVVAGSYGDDAYRERIETLLRGNEGNVHFLGEVSGSRKNACFQIADGFVLPSHSEGFPNAVVEALSWQVPAIVTPGCNFPEVAETGAGLQTTLDPDELYQTLEEFCLRTDLVEAGKQARRLVEERFTLERVVNQYEELGAG; encoded by the coding sequence ATGCAATTTCTGTTTATTGTTGAGGGAATCGCTGTCAAGTCGGGTGGTCCTCCGCGCGTGGCGGCAGCTATCGCGAATCAGCTGGTCAAACGTGGGCATCAGGTCACGATTGCGTCGGTGCCAATTGAGTCCGAAGCTGTTGCATTATCACGTGACATAAAACTTGAACATGTTGCTGGTGATGCTGGCGTTCGCTCCGCGGTTGGGGCGAGTCGCCGAATACATCAGTTGGCCGAGAAGGTTGATGCGATCATCGTTAGTGGGATTTGGGGGGCAATCGACGGATTGGCTTTAAGGCTGTCTGGTGTCGACTCGGGCAAACTGCATATTCGATCTTGCGGCATGCTTGAAAATTATATCTTATCCAAGTCACCGTGGAAAAAACGGCTCGCAAAAGTTGGTTACGTCAATCGAAACCTGAATCGCGCAGCGTCCATTTTGGCGAACACGTCCATTGAGCAGGGATACATCCAAGCGATGTATCCTACAGCCAATGTCAAGGTAGTACCTAACGGAGTCGTTTTGCCGAATGTTGAGCAGTTTGATCAGGACTTAGCCTACCGAAATCTAGGTGTCAAGGTTCCCAGTGATGCTCGGGTACTCCTGTATCTAGGACGAATTGACCCCAAGAAGGGACTCGACCGCTTCCTTCCGCAATTTTTCAAACTTAGCAAGCGTCAGCCCCGCTGGCACCTAGTTGTAGCTGGTTCTTATGGCGATGATGCATATCGAGAGCGTATCGAAACGCTGCTACGCGGGAATGAGGGGAACGTTCACTTTCTAGGTGAAGTCAGCGGATCTCGCAAAAATGCGTGCTTCCAAATTGCTGATGGGTTCGTTCTTCCGAGTCACAGCGAGGGGTTCCCTAACGCAGTTGTCGAAGCCTTGTCTTGGCAGGTGCCTGCAATTGTCACTCCAGGCTGTAATTTTCCCGAAGTTGCCGAGACGGGCGCGGGGCTCCAGACCACTCTGGATCCCGATGAACTGTACCAGACACTCGAAGAGTTCTGCTTGCGTACCGATCTGGTAGAGGCAGGGAAGCAAGCTAGACGCTTGGTTGAAGAACGCTTCACGCTGGAGCGAGTTGTTAACCAATATGAGGAACTTGGGGCCGGCTAA
- a CDS encoding putative colanic acid biosynthesis acetyltransferase: MLWTVAWKLLASWTPPPLRYYRVAIVRLFGGDIAWDANIYGNARIWLPSNLRMESRSCLGPRSNCYCMGKITLREGAIVSQDASLCAASHDVGDQHFQLTVAPIEIGRGAWVAAEAFIGPGVTVANGAVVGARACLFKDADANGIYVGNPAREIRKRRLQKAGRSTS; the protein is encoded by the coding sequence GTGTTGTGGACGGTTGCATGGAAACTGCTCGCTTCTTGGACGCCGCCGCCGCTTCGGTACTACCGAGTCGCGATCGTTCGTTTGTTTGGTGGGGATATTGCCTGGGATGCGAACATCTACGGGAACGCTCGTATTTGGTTGCCCAGCAACTTAAGGATGGAGTCTCGAAGTTGTTTGGGGCCAAGATCCAATTGCTATTGCATGGGCAAGATCACGCTGCGTGAAGGTGCCATCGTTTCGCAAGACGCTTCTTTGTGTGCCGCCAGCCATGACGTGGGCGATCAACATTTCCAATTGACGGTGGCACCCATTGAAATTGGCCGTGGTGCCTGGGTGGCGGCGGAAGCGTTCATCGGTCCCGGAGTGACTGTCGCGAATGGCGCTGTCGTTGGCGCACGAGCGTGCTTGTTCAAGGACGCGGATGCCAACGGCATTTATGTTGGCAATCCAGCGAGAGAGATCCGCAAACGTCGACTTCAAAAAGCTGGCAGGTCAACGTCATGA
- a CDS encoding IS701 family transposase has translation MSGMLDARIGFRLPIVVAGAMLAGGGRTAASWFRRASVKDDWDRFYLLLRSVGKDAASLILPILMFILRKFDPAEGGYWTVAIDDSPTKRFGPQVEAANIHHNPTPGPGDGDWLYGHNWVCLAIVPSHPLFGVIALPLLSRLYVRKVDIDALVDRYVWELRTKHQLALDLCRQVIRHLRALGSKAAFVVVFDGAYAAKTLVRPLLDEGATVVTRLRRDAKLFDLPVNKAGQRGRPRKYGKNRIRLSNRARNRQGWKTITYACRGVMVAGRYKTFLATSHITGCPIRVVLLEPASGNWAAYISTDTSMEVATILKIVSDRWTIEEHFHDVKEIWGAGEQQVRNAWSSIGCWHLCGWLYAMVELECWDESSDELVDRSDRPWDKPDRRPSHQDRRRRIARKMLHKSFLSDLEPGADPSKIRQRLDQLLALAA, from the coding sequence ATGAGTGGAATGCTGGATGCTCGGATCGGTTTTCGATTGCCGATCGTCGTCGCCGGTGCAATGCTCGCCGGTGGTGGCCGCACCGCGGCAAGCTGGTTTCGCCGAGCCAGTGTGAAGGACGACTGGGATCGGTTTTACTTGCTGTTGCGGTCGGTCGGCAAAGACGCCGCTTCGTTGATACTGCCGATCTTGATGTTCATCCTCAGGAAGTTCGATCCTGCCGAGGGAGGCTACTGGACGGTGGCGATTGATGACTCCCCGACCAAGCGGTTCGGCCCACAAGTTGAAGCGGCCAACATTCACCACAATCCGACACCTGGACCGGGTGATGGCGACTGGCTTTACGGTCACAACTGGGTCTGTTTGGCGATCGTACCTTCGCATCCGCTCTTCGGAGTGATTGCCTTGCCGTTGCTTTCGCGTTTGTACGTCCGGAAAGTGGACATCGATGCCTTGGTGGATCGCTATGTTTGGGAACTTCGCACCAAACACCAACTCGCGTTGGACCTTTGCCGGCAAGTGATCCGGCATCTCCGCGCCCTCGGCAGCAAAGCCGCCTTTGTAGTTGTTTTCGATGGTGCGTACGCAGCCAAGACGCTGGTGCGTCCGCTCTTGGATGAGGGTGCAACCGTGGTAACGAGGCTTCGTCGTGATGCCAAGCTGTTTGACCTTCCGGTGAACAAAGCGGGTCAGCGTGGGCGTCCTCGCAAGTATGGGAAGAACCGAATTCGTCTGAGCAATCGTGCTAGGAATCGACAAGGATGGAAGACGATCACCTACGCGTGTCGCGGCGTGATGGTCGCAGGCCGATACAAGACGTTCTTGGCGACCAGTCACATCACCGGCTGCCCGATCCGTGTGGTGTTGCTTGAGCCTGCCAGCGGAAACTGGGCGGCGTACATCAGCACTGACACGTCGATGGAAGTGGCAACGATCCTGAAGATCGTATCGGACCGGTGGACTATCGAAGAACACTTCCACGACGTCAAAGAGATCTGGGGTGCCGGTGAACAACAGGTTCGCAATGCCTGGTCGAGCATCGGATGCTGGCACTTGTGCGGATGGCTGTACGCGATGGTCGAACTGGAATGCTGGGACGAGTCTTCGGACGAATTGGTCGACCGCAGCGACCGACCATGGGACAAGCCCGATCGTCGCCCGTCCCATCAAGACCGTCGGCGTCGAATCGCCCGCAAAATGCTGCACAAATCATTTTTGAGCGATCTGGAACCCGGCGCCGACCCATCGAAAATCAGGCAGCGACTCGATCAGTTGCTGGCCTTGGCCGCATGA
- a CDS encoding NAD-dependent epimerase/dehydratase family protein — MDQGVEVVGIDNLNDYYDVALKFHRWESLRRSKHFQFRCVDIGDRNAVSAVFLDDKFDVVLNLAARAGVRFSMANQHVYMQTNSTGSLHLLEKGRLQGVKKFVLASTSSLYAGQAMPFLESLPVNAPISPYAATKKAAESMAYAYRHLYGVDVSVVRYFTVYGPAGRPDMSCFRFIHAIEMGTPISVYGDGEHSRDFTFVDDIARGLFWRLNKWAMKLSTWVEGIRPSQSTM, encoded by the coding sequence TTGGACCAGGGGGTCGAGGTCGTCGGGATTGACAATCTTAATGACTACTACGACGTGGCCTTGAAGTTTCATCGCTGGGAATCATTGAGGCGGTCTAAGCATTTTCAGTTTCGGTGCGTCGATATCGGAGATCGCAATGCAGTTTCCGCTGTGTTCCTAGACGACAAGTTCGATGTCGTCTTGAATCTTGCAGCACGAGCTGGAGTCCGCTTCAGCATGGCCAACCAGCATGTCTATATGCAGACAAATTCAACGGGTAGCTTACATCTGCTTGAGAAAGGGCGCCTTCAAGGTGTCAAGAAGTTTGTCCTGGCATCCACTTCATCGCTTTACGCAGGTCAGGCGATGCCGTTCTTGGAATCGCTTCCTGTAAATGCTCCTATTTCGCCATATGCGGCTACGAAAAAAGCTGCTGAATCGATGGCGTATGCTTACCGCCATCTTTATGGGGTCGATGTTTCGGTGGTGAGATATTTCACGGTGTACGGACCTGCCGGACGGCCTGATATGAGTTGCTTTCGATTTATCCACGCTATTGAGATGGGTACGCCAATCTCCGTCTATGGAGATGGTGAACACTCGCGTGACTTCACCTTCGTTGACGATATTGCCAGGGGGCTATTCTGGCGACTAAACAAGTGGGCTATGAAATTATCAACTTGGGTGGAGGGAATACGCCCATCTCAATCAACCATGTGA
- a CDS encoding glycosyltransferase family 4 protein, with amino-acid sequence MPVVDVVQLTPRRSFDVAKVFDKASQLGVLCTDIAFRNHLFGRVALPSRVSADRYAVDLKCGTLHCDYVAGLKLRYHLRFKPEHRKYEMQIAAAASLAKCYLRSVGLSNHVPDTVYCLDTAAKEVFESCSAKTKVLEQCVAPRQSQAKALSAYGEPSDCDLWRDHFRSLGERESREWELADLILAPSQFVFDELRSYGVPTHKIRVLPYWTPFKPLSTLPVRTSSKMKVLFVGNDARRKGLEDLFRVAKVLRRIDNIVFQVAGSVSEEFDAYSSRYGNSNVEYLGVLPHPALKNKLIEAGAFFLPSYLEGSSVATYEAMSFGLPVVTTKQTGSVVQHSFNGFEFEAGDVDGFVGAIGRLASDDEYRNTIASNSLNSIRDFQFANYEAALRDVVNEKNVEANL; translated from the coding sequence ATGCCTGTGGTCGATGTGGTTCAACTCACGCCACGACGGTCTTTTGATGTCGCAAAGGTATTTGATAAGGCGTCGCAACTAGGTGTTTTGTGCACAGATATCGCATTTCGCAACCATCTGTTTGGTAGGGTTGCTTTGCCGTCTCGCGTTTCTGCTGATCGCTACGCTGTGGATCTCAAATGTGGTACGCTGCATTGTGATTACGTCGCTGGTTTGAAGTTGAGGTATCACCTGCGATTCAAGCCAGAGCATCGGAAGTACGAAATGCAAATAGCTGCAGCGGCGTCGCTCGCTAAGTGCTATCTCAGGTCCGTTGGTCTTAGTAATCACGTGCCAGACACGGTCTATTGCCTAGATACGGCCGCCAAAGAGGTGTTTGAAAGTTGCTCAGCCAAAACGAAGGTTCTTGAGCAGTGTGTTGCTCCGAGACAAAGTCAGGCGAAAGCACTCTCCGCGTACGGTGAACCGTCCGATTGCGATTTGTGGCGGGATCACTTTCGTAGCCTTGGTGAAAGGGAAAGTAGAGAGTGGGAGCTGGCAGACTTAATTCTTGCTCCCTCGCAATTCGTCTTTGACGAACTAAGGTCCTACGGTGTTCCGACGCACAAAATCAGGGTGCTCCCTTACTGGACTCCTTTCAAACCACTATCCACGCTACCGGTTAGGACAAGTTCAAAAATGAAGGTGCTTTTCGTAGGCAACGATGCACGGCGAAAGGGGCTAGAAGATCTCTTTCGGGTAGCTAAAGTGCTGAGGCGGATTGACAATATTGTATTTCAAGTCGCCGGGTCAGTGTCTGAAGAATTTGATGCGTATTCTTCCCGGTACGGCAATTCGAACGTTGAGTACCTTGGTGTTTTGCCGCACCCCGCTCTGAAAAATAAGTTGATTGAGGCTGGAGCGTTTTTTCTACCAAGTTATCTGGAAGGTTCTTCGGTCGCAACTTATGAGGCGATGTCATTCGGTTTGCCTGTAGTGACTACAAAGCAAACGGGTTCAGTTGTTCAACATTCTTTCAATGGGTTTGAGTTTGAAGCAGGCGATGTTGATGGGTTTGTTGGTGCGATTGGACGTCTGGCATCGGATGATGAGTATCGAAATACTATTGCCTCGAATTCACTTAATTCAATTCGCGATTTCCAGTTTGCAAACTATGAAGCGGCTCTTCGCGATGTGGTTAACGAAAAGAATGTGGAAGCAAACCTATGA
- a CDS encoding lipopolysaccharide biosynthesis protein, whose translation MSSKTSIKKRLLSNISASSFGKISGSLVTVAQVPIFLAYLGPGTYAVWIVLSSIPAWLSMADVGFGAVAANEISLKSATGDWKAAERVFHSALVGIISVSAAVMAIVAVGVPLVNWGGLLGVANISENRLKLILIVLCCASIVGLQGSLGDALFRSKGRADLAILLRSTRPLVTLCLLVIALHFFRSVSAAATALLLANIAFASAGLFFGLRICPELKLGLAGCNYNDFTRCFRKGLAYCVFPLGNAFLLQGTVLVVNSALGPLAVVGFSTCRTLVRSAQQIFNLLGQSVWPEYTTLLGLGEFDKVRRLLRITLLLNGVVAMIASFSLVLFGPMIYQQWTGSMVELDQTVLRLFVLTIPTSAIWFGYTTLINASNEHERFAFWYLVLCLVTIPICYQLTMTNGLPGAAMSVILFDFLVIPFAAYECYRILGDARWAKVERSIT comes from the coding sequence ATGAGCTCAAAGACGTCAATAAAAAAACGACTATTGTCAAACATTTCGGCGTCTTCGTTTGGGAAGATCTCAGGCAGCCTGGTGACGGTTGCCCAGGTTCCGATTTTCTTAGCTTATCTAGGGCCGGGAACTTACGCGGTTTGGATCGTTCTTTCATCGATTCCTGCGTGGCTCTCGATGGCGGACGTAGGATTTGGGGCGGTTGCTGCAAATGAAATCTCCCTGAAGTCCGCAACAGGTGATTGGAAGGCGGCAGAGCGAGTCTTTCATTCGGCACTTGTGGGAATCATAAGTGTCTCTGCTGCTGTTATGGCGATCGTAGCTGTTGGGGTTCCATTGGTAAACTGGGGCGGACTCCTTGGCGTGGCGAATATTTCGGAGAATAGACTGAAATTGATACTCATTGTACTTTGCTGTGCTTCAATCGTCGGTCTCCAGGGATCACTTGGCGATGCGTTATTTCGTTCGAAAGGTAGAGCTGACCTTGCAATCTTGTTGCGTTCAACACGCCCACTCGTGACTCTATGCCTGCTGGTAATTGCACTGCACTTTTTTAGGTCTGTTTCCGCAGCCGCCACTGCTCTCTTGCTCGCAAATATCGCATTCGCTTCCGCAGGTCTATTCTTTGGGTTGCGCATTTGCCCAGAATTGAAGCTCGGACTAGCGGGTTGCAATTACAACGATTTCACCCGCTGCTTTCGGAAGGGGCTTGCCTACTGTGTGTTCCCGTTGGGAAATGCATTTTTACTTCAGGGAACTGTCCTTGTTGTGAATTCGGCACTCGGCCCACTTGCGGTGGTTGGGTTTAGTACTTGCCGGACGCTTGTCCGGTCCGCTCAGCAAATCTTTAACCTGCTAGGGCAATCGGTTTGGCCGGAGTACACCACTTTGCTTGGGCTAGGGGAATTCGACAAGGTTAGACGGCTTCTTAGGATCACTCTCTTATTAAACGGCGTCGTCGCAATGATTGCTTCGTTTTCGCTAGTGCTCTTCGGGCCAATGATCTATCAGCAATGGACGGGATCGATGGTCGAACTTGATCAAACCGTGCTGCGTCTGTTCGTTCTTACGATACCAACAAGTGCGATTTGGTTTGGTTATACGACGTTGATTAATGCGTCAAACGAACACGAACGTTTTGCTTTTTGGTATCTCGTGTTATGCCTGGTTACCATTCCGATCTGCTATCAGTTGACGATGACCAATGGTCTTCCCGGAGCGGCTATGTCAGTGATTCTCTTCGATTTCCTGGTTATTCCTTTTGCCGCCTACGAGTGCTATAGAATCCTGGGGGACGCTAGGTGGGCTAAGGTTGAACGCTCCATAACATAG
- a CDS encoding glycosyltransferase family 2 protein, whose amino-acid sequence MTKDEERDLPACLAALDWCDDVHVLDSGSSDRTIAIAEESGAQVSYHPFASFGKQRNHALDELALKHDWILFLDADEVATKEFSLSILDAVESAGTETAGFYCCWKMMLESRWLKRCDSFPKWQFRLLRKGMARFTDFGHGQKECDLRGEVGYIREPYLHFGFSKGWSNWISRHNRYSTDEAMARFSSEKSLSAMFDRAPSVRNPAIKLALTGVPGWPLIRFLHAYIIKLGFLEGAPGFIYCVNIAYYEFLIKIKMREMQVHQDAEKAS is encoded by the coding sequence TTGACAAAAGACGAAGAAAGGGATCTTCCGGCGTGTCTCGCTGCGTTGGATTGGTGCGATGACGTCCATGTTCTAGACTCTGGCAGTTCAGACAGGACCATTGCCATTGCTGAGGAATCCGGTGCCCAGGTGAGCTATCATCCGTTCGCATCTTTTGGGAAGCAACGCAACCACGCACTCGATGAACTTGCACTCAAGCATGATTGGATTCTGTTTCTTGATGCCGATGAAGTTGCAACGAAAGAGTTTTCTTTAAGCATTCTGGATGCCGTTGAATCAGCCGGGACTGAGACGGCTGGGTTTTATTGCTGTTGGAAGATGATGCTGGAGTCACGGTGGCTAAAACGCTGTGACAGTTTCCCAAAATGGCAGTTTCGGCTGCTGCGGAAAGGTATGGCTAGGTTCACAGATTTCGGGCATGGGCAGAAAGAGTGCGATCTTCGGGGCGAAGTTGGGTATATAAGGGAACCCTACTTGCACTTTGGCTTCTCGAAAGGGTGGTCGAATTGGATATCGCGTCACAACCGCTATTCCACCGATGAGGCTATGGCTCGTTTTTCCAGTGAAAAATCCCTTAGTGCGATGTTTGACAGGGCTCCATCTGTTCGCAATCCAGCGATCAAGCTTGCTTTAACTGGAGTTCCCGGTTGGCCACTGATTCGTTTCTTGCACGCTTATATTATTAAGTTGGGCTTTCTAGAGGGAGCACCAGGCTTCATTTATTGCGTTAATATTGCGTACTACGAGTTCTTGATCAAAATTAAAATGCGAGAAATGCAAGTGCATCAAGACGCAGAGAAAGCGTCATGA
- a CDS encoding IS5 family transposase — protein sequence MSRHDLTDEEWNAIQNCLPSRSRGRPWADHRRVINGILWVLHTGSPWRDLPAEFGCWQIVYNRFRRWIYENVWDRMYERLIKRADALDQIDRSLWCADGSVVRAHRAASGMLPQSDENDELNALGRSRGGYSTKLHLLTDANGIVLACTATPGQRHDSTEFECLMANSVLSIHRTDKRPQGISGDKGYSSHAIREAITKLGIQPITPTKSNEHPNPNFDKEQHRRRNIVERAIGWLKESRRVATRYDKLTSSYLTFVQLAAMRKLIKLCLRDSA from the coding sequence ATGTCACGCCATGATCTCACGGATGAGGAGTGGAACGCAATCCAAAATTGTTTGCCGAGTCGATCGCGTGGAAGGCCCTGGGCCGACCATCGTCGTGTCATCAACGGAATCCTCTGGGTGCTTCATACAGGCAGCCCTTGGCGAGATCTTCCGGCTGAGTTCGGGTGCTGGCAGATTGTTTACAACCGCTTTCGTCGCTGGATCTACGAGAACGTCTGGGATCGTATGTATGAACGACTGATCAAGCGGGCTGATGCACTCGATCAAATAGATCGCTCTCTGTGGTGTGCTGATGGCAGCGTGGTTCGAGCTCATCGAGCGGCCTCCGGAATGTTGCCGCAGAGCGATGAAAACGACGAATTGAATGCACTCGGACGGTCTCGCGGTGGATATTCAACGAAGCTCCACCTGTTGACCGATGCCAACGGAATCGTTCTGGCCTGCACGGCGACACCAGGTCAGCGCCATGATTCGACAGAGTTTGAATGCTTGATGGCAAATAGCGTCTTGTCGATTCATCGCACCGACAAAAGGCCTCAAGGAATCTCAGGTGACAAGGGCTACAGTTCTCACGCGATCCGCGAAGCGATCACCAAGCTCGGAATCCAACCCATCACACCCACCAAAAGCAATGAGCATCCAAACCCGAATTTTGACAAAGAGCAGCACCGCAGACGCAATATCGTCGAGCGTGCAATTGGATGGCTCAAGGAATCGCGACGAGTGGCAACCCGATACGATAAGCTGACGTCTTCCTACCTGACGTTCGTGCAACTCGCAGCGATGCGAAAGCTAATCAAACTATGCTTACGAGACAGTGCCTAG
- a CDS encoding acyltransferase: MRGRQIAQDLEYLVGRYGVRLPFALLWYASRFVRQRFWLYYFKTIGRYGFSQIGRGVRIDGLPSFVVPCCPIVLHDFVRIGKRCVFQGGKTAPIRLEENVTINDGCVLTALYGITVGEGTSIGEYTSIRDYNHAFSDRCTPIKEQGYTGSSILIGKNVWIGRGCMVVGGVEIGDGAVIGANSVVTKDIPEYSVAVGSPARVLRTR; this comes from the coding sequence ATGAGGGGGCGGCAAATTGCTCAGGACCTTGAGTACTTGGTGGGTCGTTATGGCGTTAGGCTTCCATTCGCGTTGCTGTGGTATGCGTCTCGGTTCGTTCGCCAACGATTCTGGCTGTATTACTTCAAGACGATCGGCCGCTACGGCTTCTCCCAGATCGGAAGGGGGGTTAGGATTGACGGTTTACCATCGTTCGTCGTTCCTTGCTGTCCAATCGTTTTGCATGATTTTGTGCGGATCGGAAAACGTTGCGTTTTTCAGGGCGGCAAGACTGCTCCAATACGTCTCGAAGAGAACGTGACGATCAATGATGGTTGTGTTCTAACTGCCTTGTATGGGATCACTGTTGGTGAAGGTACGTCAATTGGAGAATACACTAGTATAAGGGACTACAACCATGCGTTCTCAGATCGTTGCACGCCTATAAAGGAGCAGGGCTACACAGGCAGCAGTATTCTGATCGGCAAAAATGTGTGGATTGGTCGCGGGTGCATGGTCGTTGGTGGTGTTGAAATAGGTGATGGAGCTGTAATCGGAGCAAACTCAGTTGTCACAAAGGACATACCGGAATATTCAGTGGCAGTTGGTTCACCAGCTAGAGTATTGAGGACAAGGTGA